In Gadus chalcogrammus isolate NIFS_2021 chromosome 13, NIFS_Gcha_1.0, whole genome shotgun sequence, a single genomic region encodes these proteins:
- the LOC130402618 gene encoding globoside alpha-1,3-N-acetylgalactosaminyltransferase 1-like produces the protein MALFMFSKCRSGPVRVSKARMVLYSLLLSLLIYLFQRSKATVLVNGGHPPILGLEPVEGEADTPDTGTSLGHQPLLETPWGAPLVWGESSESANHRAKFSQREVRVGLLVLAVGAYGLHLRRFLLSAEVNFLPGRGVTYYVLCDNPRSLEPPIKLAPGRDLKVIPVAEMPGWDRLARRRMDLIAAAIKDEVGDAVAYVFCADVDQEFTAPVREEILSELVATLHPELYGMPRHAFPYEIEESSAACVDEDEGDFYYTSELYGGRVAEVFRLARACSLLILEDQEKGFMARGMEESYLNRYLIDHRPTCVLSPEYSWWDSALSADVPVQRLISLGRQCEALDERKREERRC, from the exons GGCCAGTAAGGGTGAGCAAAGCACGGATGGTCCTGTACAGCCTCCTATTGTCTCTTCTGATAT ACCTTTTCCAAAGGTCCAAGGCCACAGTCCTTGTCAACGGCGGTCATCCTCCTATCCTAGGCCTGGAGCCCGTCGAGGGGGAAGCAGACACTCCAGACACGGGCACCTCATTAGGACATCAGCCTCTCCTGGAGACCCCCTGGGGAGCCCCTTTGGTGTGGGGGGAGAGCAGCGAGTCAGCAAATCACAGGGCGAAATTCTCCCAGCGGGAGGTCCGCGTGGGCCTCCTCGTGCTAGCCGTGGGCGCTTACGGCCTGCACCTTCGCCGCTTCCTCCTGTCGGCCGAGGTGAACTTCCTCCCGGGCCGGGGGGTCACGTACTACGTGCTTTGCGATAATCCCCGCTCCCTGGAGCCCCCCATCAAGCTGGCCCCGGGGAGGGACCTGAAGGTGATCCCCGTGGCGGAGATGCCCGGCTGGGACCGGTTGGCCCGTCGCCGCATGGACCTGATCGCCGCCGCCATCAAAGACGAGGTCGGTGACGCGGTGGCGTACGTCTTCTGCGCCGACGTCGACCAGGAGTTCACGGCGCCGGTGAGAGAGGAGATCCTGTCGGAGCTGGTGGCCACCCTGCACCCCGAGCTGTACGGGATGCCCCGGCACGCCTTCCCCTACGAGATAGAGGAGAGCTCTGCGGCGTGCGTGGACGAAGACGAGGGAGACTTCTACTACACCTCGGAGCTGTACGGGGGGCGGGTGGCCGAGGTGTTCCGCCTGGCCCGGGCCTGCTCCCTGCTCATCCTGGAGGACCAGGAGAAGGGGTTCATGGCCAGGGGCATGGAGGAGAGCTACCTCAACCGCTACCTGATCGACCACAGGCCCACGTGCGTCCTGTCCCCGGAGTACAGCTGGTGGGACTCTGCGCTGTCGGCGGACGTGCCCGTGCAGCGGCTCATCTCCCTGGGGAGACAATGCGAGGCTCtggatgagaggaagagagaagaacGCAGATGCTGA